The genomic stretch CGTCTCGCTTGCGTCCGATGCTCCGCGTGTTGACCCCGCGCAACCTGAATTGATGCTGCACAGTTGGGGCACCCTTGATCTGGGTGGCATGCAGGCGCTGGCCGTGGGCCCCGGCATGGGCACCGGCAAAGAATCGGAAGCCGCGCTCGAGCATCTGCTGGACCGCATGCTGGCAGCGCACACGCCCGCCGTGTTCGACGCCGATGCACTGAACCTCCTTGCGAAAACGCCGGCGCTGCTCGCACGGCTCACACAGTTGGCCGGAAGCGGTGTGCCGTTGGTGCTGACGCCGCATCCGCTGGAAGCCGCGCGACTGCTGCACACCGATGCGCCCGCCGTCCAGCAGGACCGACTTGCCGCCGCTCAAGCGCTTGTCAATCGGACAAGCGCGGTGGTCGTGCTCAAAGGCTCGGGCACCATCATCGCGGCGCCGGGCACCACGCCGGCTGTCAATCCAACCGGCAACGGCGGGCTCGCAACCGGGGGAACCGGCGATGTGCTGACCGGCATGATCGGCGCATTGCTTGCGCAAGGCATGGGTGCGCGCGAAGCCGCACTGGCGGCTGTATGGCTGCACGGGCGAGCCGCCGACGACCTCGTCCACGCGGGCGTCGGTCCCATCGGCCTGCACGCAAGCGAGCTATGCGCGCCGGCGCGGGGCGCTCTCAACGCCTTGCTGGCGTCGGACGTTCGCCGATAGAAACACGTCATACAGCGCCGTTATACTGCCTATTCGTTTTCCCGCACCAACCTCACGTCACATCACGCCGTATGCCCACAGCCCTACCCGCCTGGCAGTCCCTGACGCAACATGCAGAATCGATCCGCGCAGCACATATGCGGGACTGGTTCGCCGCGCCGGATGCCGAAGAACGGGTACGCGCGTTCACGCTGGATGCGGCTGGCCTGACGGTCGATTACTCAAAAAACCGCATCACCCCCGAGACCCTGGCGCTGCTACTGCAACTTGCGGACGAGGCCGGCGTGCTTGCGCTGCGCGATGCCATGCTGCGTGGCGACCGCATCAACAACACCGAGCACCGCTCCGTCCTCCACGTGGCCGTGCGCGGACAATTGGAAGACGACTATCGCGCCGATGGCGAGCCCGTCATGCCCGAAGTGCTGCGCGTGCGGGCGCAGATGCACGACTTCGCCAACCGCGTGCATAGCGGCGCGTGGTCGGGCCATTCCGGGAAGCGCATCACCGACGTGGTGAACATTGGCATCGGCGGTTCGGACCTCGGCCCGCGCATGGTGTGCCGCGCGCTGGACCACCTTGCCGTGCCACAGGTGCGCGTGCATTTCGTCTCCAACGTCGACGGTACGGATTTGGCCGAAACGCTCGACCATCTCAACCCCGATACCACGCTCGCGATTGTCTGTTCGAAGACGTTCACCACGCTCGAAACAATGGCGAACGCGCACAGCATGCGCCGTTGGTTTGTCGAGCATGGCGTAGCTGAAGACCAGCTCAGGCACCACTTCGTCGCCGTCTCCACCAACCGTGAGGCGGTCGTCCAGTTCGGCATCGACCCGGACAACATGTTCACGTTCTGGGATTGGGTGGGCGGGCGGTTCTCGCTGTGGTCGGCGGTGGGCCTGTCGATCGTGCTGGCAATCGGGCCGCAGCAATTCGAAGCGATGCTTGATGGCGCGCGCGCCATGGACCGCCACTTCGCCACGGCCGCGCCGCGTGAAAACTTGCCGCTCATTCTCGGGATGCTGTCGGTCTGGTATCGCGGCTTCTTCGACGCGGCGAGTGCCTGTACCGTGCCCTACTGCGCGCCGCTGGAGCTGCTAACCGACTTCATGCAACAGTTGGAGATGGAGAGCAACGGCAAATCTGTCCAACGCAACGGCGCGGCCATCGATACCGACACCGGCCCCATCGTCTGGGGCACGGCCGGCACCAACGGGCAGCATGCGTATTTTCAGCTGATCCACCAGGGCTCGCAGATCGTGCCCGTGGATTTCATCACCACGCTCGAGCCGGTGCGAACCCTGCCCGGCCACCACGCCAAACTGCTCGCGAACTGCTTTGCGCAAGGCGAGGCGCTGCTGCTGGGGCGCACCGCCGATGAAGTCCGCGCGGGCGGCGTCACCGACGAAGCGCTGGTACCGCACATGGTGTTCGAAGGTAATCGCCCGAGCACGACCATCCTGATGGAAAGGCTGGACGCTGCGTCACTGGGCGCACTCATCGCCTGCGCCGAGCACCGCACCTTCGTGCAGGGTGCGGTGTGGAA from Ralstonia pickettii encodes the following:
- the pgi gene encoding glucose-6-phosphate isomerase, with product MPTALPAWQSLTQHAESIRAAHMRDWFAAPDAEERVRAFTLDAAGLTVDYSKNRITPETLALLLQLADEAGVLALRDAMLRGDRINNTEHRSVLHVAVRGQLEDDYRADGEPVMPEVLRVRAQMHDFANRVHSGAWSGHSGKRITDVVNIGIGGSDLGPRMVCRALDHLAVPQVRVHFVSNVDGTDLAETLDHLNPDTTLAIVCSKTFTTLETMANAHSMRRWFVEHGVAEDQLRHHFVAVSTNREAVVQFGIDPDNMFTFWDWVGGRFSLWSAVGLSIVLAIGPQQFEAMLDGARAMDRHFATAAPRENLPLILGMLSVWYRGFFDAASACTVPYCAPLELLTDFMQQLEMESNGKSVQRNGAAIDTDTGPIVWGTAGTNGQHAYFQLIHQGSQIVPVDFITTLEPVRTLPGHHAKLLANCFAQGEALLLGRTADEVRAGGVTDEALVPHMVFEGNRPSTTILMERLDAASLGALIACAEHRTFVQGAVWNINSFDQWGVELGKKLAKPIQAELEGAPASVAHDASTAALIRRAKVAL